GCCGAGCGCGCCGGCCTGGGTTTGCTGTTTCACACCATCGTCTGCCGCAAGCCGCCTGGGACGATCACTTTCGGAAGGGCCAGCTACGCTCACCTGCTGGGCTTCGCGCGCACGCTGCGTCCGCGGGGGGGGCGCGCCAGCGCCGACGTCATTCCCGACGGTGGGTTCACGCCGGGGGTCAAGGCGATGGGCGCCGCCGCTTGCCTGGCCGCCTGTGGTTTTGTCCGGGAGCAAACCAACACGCGCACGATCGTCGATCCGTTCTGCGGCTTTGGCACCGTGCTGGCGGTGGCCAACGCGCTGGGGATGGACGCGGTAGGCGTCGACCTGTCGGCCCGCATGTGCCGTCGCGCGCGGGTGCTACAGATCGATCGGGGCGGCGGCGTCGCCACTGGGGCCAACGGGCGATGAGCGCACCGGTGTTGATCACGCCTGGCGCCGGTGATTCGCCGCCCAAGCGCGCGGTGTGCGTCCGCTGCCGTCGTCCCGCGGTGGTCTGTTATTGCGCGCATCTGCCGACGCTGCCGACGCGCACCCGGGTGATGCTGCTGCAGCACCCGCGCGAGCGCGACATGGCCATCGGGACCGCGCGCATGGCGCACCTGGCGCTGCCCAACTCGGACCTGCGCGTGGCCACGGATTTTTCGGCCGATCCGGTGGTGGCCGCGGCCGTGGCCGGCGCGGCGCCGTCGTATCTGCTGTTTCCTGGACGCGACGCCGTCGACGTGGGGTCGTTGCCGCGCGAAAAGGCGATCAACCTGTTCGTCCTCGACGGAACCTGGTGGCAGGCGGGCAAGCTGCTGAAGCTGAATCCGATGCTGCAGAGCCTGCCGCGCGTGGCCTTCGCCCCGATTCGACCCAGCGACTATCGCATCCGCCGCCAGCCGGCGCCGTTCTGCGTGTCGACGATCGA
The Polyangia bacterium genome window above contains:
- a CDS encoding SAM-dependent methyltransferase, whose protein sequence is MSVLLSAAAPGRVVHHAEAIGWLRAHAPLGGASMVTSLPDTSELPQLTFEQWQRWFEDAALLVMQAITDDGVAIFFQSDIRRAGLWVDKGALVARAAERAGLGLLFHTIVCRKPPGTITFGRASYAHLLGFARTLRPRGGRASADVIPDGGFTPGVKAMGAAACLAACGFVREQTNTRTIVDPFCGFGTVLAVANALGMDAVGVDLSARMCRRARVLQIDRGGGVATGANGR